The Corynebacterium pseudopelargi genome contains a region encoding:
- a CDS encoding phage tail protein, which translates to MATAAALKRLDAHLSEVYGRVDAERKARDAQRAWTPLVRLWDGDWNLRGVVGGALDMQCEWKYNEVGAAFITLPHDHHLAKWALDHRGRKTKNIHVTFDRALDGQDARWGGRCQSVTLVKNSDGTRHVELKFLHDLKELEHVLVWPNPFLPAGVQFPKAFALAGPLRTILKTTLLVNLMRLHGNMWQLPDDPLNPKTWGEGFTPWNWSIIVAPGSILLDDSQWGVVSSRMKNFMEVAAPSLDDAGLMITCRRWLRGDPKPKGWLGPMRQGQLVVDIEDKSGVFEQTAIGGTIFGGMVRTVTKMADNVVDDVVTVVANPTVPVEHAVSRFLGTHPRYPWVVFRDGEFTPVESGSWTWQPATVAQITAGGRSAPGVNSAVSMVTQLVGNLIGSIFLMPSAGGIVDTALKPLYEDVFLAFGSVKSPLRTMMAGWSYYHEGWAEGGETAWSFSGLVAMREAFYKTRAKDYATVAIRDGAPYIIGDMGRGHIWLGDRAGVLLEGMPGGYYPVLQMTQVTMVCSRDEPVKLTASFGDPRADQSPLARLFGQSKQFFEVLKELGVWA; encoded by the coding sequence GTGGCTACTGCAGCAGCGTTGAAGCGGCTCGATGCGCATTTGTCTGAGGTGTATGGGCGGGTTGATGCGGAGCGGAAGGCACGCGATGCACAACGCGCCTGGACGCCACTGGTGCGCTTGTGGGATGGTGATTGGAATCTGCGCGGCGTTGTGGGTGGCGCGCTGGATATGCAGTGCGAATGGAAGTACAACGAGGTTGGCGCTGCGTTTATCACCCTGCCCCATGACCATCATTTGGCGAAGTGGGCGTTGGATCATCGTGGCCGAAAGACGAAGAACATCCATGTGACGTTTGATCGTGCTCTTGATGGGCAGGATGCGCGTTGGGGTGGCCGGTGCCAGTCGGTCACGCTGGTGAAAAACAGCGATGGCACGCGTCATGTTGAGTTGAAGTTTTTGCATGACCTGAAAGAGCTGGAGCATGTGCTCGTGTGGCCGAACCCCTTTTTACCGGCTGGGGTGCAGTTCCCGAAGGCGTTTGCGCTCGCTGGGCCATTGCGCACGATTTTGAAAACCACATTGCTAGTGAACCTCATGCGCCTTCACGGCAACATGTGGCAACTCCCTGATGATCCGCTGAATCCGAAAACGTGGGGTGAGGGCTTCACCCCGTGGAATTGGTCGATCATCGTGGCGCCGGGGTCTATTCTGCTTGATGATTCGCAGTGGGGTGTGGTGTCCTCCCGCATGAAAAATTTCATGGAAGTGGCCGCCCCTTCCCTGGATGATGCTGGGCTGATGATCACTTGCCGCCGGTGGCTGCGGGGTGACCCGAAGCCCAAGGGCTGGCTGGGGCCTATGCGTCAAGGCCAACTCGTGGTGGATATTGAGGATAAGTCGGGTGTGTTTGAGCAGACCGCGATTGGTGGCACCATCTTTGGTGGCATGGTGCGCACGGTCACGAAAATGGCCGATAACGTGGTGGATGATGTGGTCACGGTGGTGGCGAATCCTACTGTCCCGGTTGAGCACGCCGTATCCCGTTTCCTAGGCACGCACCCGCGTTACCCCTGGGTGGTGTTCCGCGACGGTGAATTTACCCCGGTGGAATCTGGTTCGTGGACGTGGCAACCTGCGACGGTCGCCCAAATTACTGCTGGTGGTAGGTCTGCCCCTGGTGTGAATTCGGCTGTGTCGATGGTGACGCAGCTTGTGGGCAATTTGATCGGGTCGATCTTTTTGATGCCGTCTGCTGGTGGGATTGTGGATACCGCGCTGAAACCCCTCTATGAAGATGTTTTCCTTGCGTTTGGGTCGGTGAAGTCGCCGCTTCGCACAATGATGGCCGGGTGGTCGTACTACCACGAAGGTTGGGCTGAGGGTGGCGAAACCGCGTGGTCGTTTAGTGGCCTGGTGGCGATGCGCGAGGCCTTCTATAAGACCCGCGCGAAGGATTACGCCACGGTCGCTATCAGGGACGGGGCACCCTACATCATTGGTGACATGGGCCGTGGCCATATTTGGTTGGGTGACCGCGCCGGTGTGCTGCTTGAGGGCATGCCCGGCGGCTACTACCCGGTTTTACAGATGACGCAGGTGACGATGGTGTGCTCGCGTGATGAGCCGGTGAAGCTCACGGCTTCATTTGGTGACCCGCGCGCCGATCAATCCCCCTTGGCGCGCCTTTTTGGCCAGTCCAAACAATTTTTCGAAGTTCTGAAAGAGCTAGGAGTGTGGGCGTGA
- a CDS encoding tape measure protein, giving the protein MSGVWIPVLASMKGFIAEVNRGADTAAKSAGQKLNKGLSEATKDGGADAAAKVAKAVEAQTVKISTARKAQAQAAADVQVAEQKLANLRESGTAKASQIAKAESQLETAKVKHKNATAQLQRGEQDLETVRNGGEATASSLARAEDGLASAKAKSVAKQGELRTAETQLNEARDKAKGASEAVQQAELNLINVRDRYGANTRETASAEKQLETAKKQAATADNQVATAAGKVTKARADVANATDNLRAKTMTHKAAQEQVARSERKAGDEAASAGRKIRGMGTDMESANPKAKNLTGSLMGVATKAGVAAGAFLGVQGVTSVLGAGFDRLQNIERAEIGFKNIGLTADETKAQMAKLTEQVTGTSVSLSDAAKYSAMFAQSGVQMGKPMDDTVKAFTNLSAAAAGSGVDVGNVMTQISAAGRLLGGDAMQLQQAGINIYQYVADYMGKSVAEVKKLGEEGKISFEDVVGAVNKGTGDLAKDMGETLSAKMANMKTALASLGAALIEPLMGPLTTAVTAVTGALKALIGPLKVVGGWASEHQTTMTVLGVAFGSLAAGVAAYNVQAKIAAAGGIVKMLTGMAKASKLAAVGQWALNTAMWANPLTWVVAAIAAVVAGLALFFTKTETGRKAWETFTNFLSSAWQATVDALKAAYETFVKPIWEGLVNGAQWAMETLTPVWEGIKAGFNAVKDAFSTGVDWIKSKWDELGTGLGQFKATWLDPIGAAIQAWVNTIVMPAFDLLGQGIKLVWDVLIKPVFDTFMSLAQLVGNIIMIVVNNLIIPAWNTLGSIISSVWNGIIQPVWELIKTAAGILADILTGNFGNIGDRFSSMGQSISDIVHGVINTAMEFFKGIVEMVGNAWETFRDIVGTVVDFVKERIQKMIDNIGEIPGKVQSLFEDAGSWLVNAGRDIISGLWNGMKEKWNSVKNWLSDHLSFSSIGSLVGMSGGGIISFAAGGITEAYVQGGIRQLEAYANGGGREDHRAQIAPAGAWRVWAEDETGGEAYIPLASSKRVRSTAILNEVATRFGYQLIDRNGAPYAGGYNGNLGPQHVTAFADGAVVGPDALVSFVHGRGASRPLEGAPYIFGGSNWGDCSGTQSAVAAKAVGLDPFPRKFATMNEGSWLAAHGFKRGRGGSGDLRIGYMNGGPGGGHTAGTLPNGVNIEMGGARGNGQYGGQAAGAWDSYFTDFYYLPMKPEFDKVALDGLGDLGDDDLTISTTPMGIPDTPGDAAAASMGADTTGNTGTNENTISGMAGNLAKEVVSGHVSDILGVFGVPDTLPSWLTGMRDLKQEYDKAHSDNATGNPRTSLAEDHAAQLHDDAVTSMTPAEMKRDPQLRGADTFDVVEQPKVPEWGPEFFVHEIARQAKAMNLGADGAKIGVATALVESGDPLQMYANNSVPESLKFRHDAVGSDYDSVGLFQQRNNGAWGTVAERMDPFKSAGMFFRELVKFDWRGMQPGDAAQKVQRSAFPDRYAGKMGRAEELVNNVGLFDQGGVLKDKSLALNLSGKPEAVLTNDQWGMLNDLGGSLPSIVGGLTSSAVGSAGMAGIAGVNSVVPGAGAALEPLVGVAADYAGGVTSGWAQAFVTAANQTADIVAEPVRDTVGEFAQPVVDMANQVQTGVREVAGRAQSTAQQVQAKTPININVQNMEQAYEAKRRLEARELAGFM; this is encoded by the coding sequence ATGTCCGGTGTTTGGATTCCGGTGCTCGCGTCCATGAAAGGATTCATCGCCGAGGTGAACCGCGGGGCGGACACCGCCGCGAAATCGGCTGGGCAAAAACTCAACAAGGGATTGTCGGAGGCCACGAAGGATGGTGGCGCTGATGCTGCCGCGAAAGTGGCGAAGGCGGTTGAAGCCCAGACGGTGAAAATTTCGACGGCCAGGAAAGCGCAGGCGCAGGCCGCTGCTGATGTGCAGGTGGCCGAGCAGAAGCTCGCCAATTTGCGTGAGTCGGGCACGGCGAAGGCATCGCAGATCGCCAAGGCTGAATCGCAGCTGGAAACCGCGAAGGTCAAGCACAAGAATGCCACGGCGCAGTTGCAGCGTGGCGAGCAAGACCTAGAAACGGTGCGCAACGGTGGTGAAGCCACCGCTTCTTCGTTGGCGCGTGCCGAAGATGGGCTGGCCAGTGCGAAGGCTAAATCTGTGGCCAAGCAAGGCGAGCTGCGTACCGCTGAAACGCAACTCAATGAAGCCCGCGATAAGGCCAAGGGCGCTTCGGAGGCTGTGCAGCAAGCCGAATTAAACCTCATTAACGTTCGTGACCGCTACGGCGCGAACACCCGGGAAACCGCGTCTGCTGAAAAGCAGCTTGAAACCGCGAAGAAGCAAGCCGCCACGGCTGATAACCAGGTCGCTACGGCTGCTGGCAAGGTCACGAAGGCGCGTGCTGACGTGGCAAACGCCACCGATAATCTTCGCGCTAAGACGATGACCCATAAGGCTGCGCAGGAGCAGGTGGCGAGGTCGGAGCGGAAAGCCGGTGACGAAGCGGCTAGTGCTGGCAGGAAGATTCGTGGCATGGGCACCGATATGGAGTCCGCCAACCCCAAGGCCAAGAACCTGACCGGTTCGCTGATGGGTGTGGCCACGAAAGCCGGTGTGGCCGCTGGCGCGTTCCTTGGCGTGCAGGGTGTCACCTCGGTTCTTGGTGCTGGTTTTGATCGTCTGCAAAATATTGAGCGGGCGGAGATCGGCTTTAAGAACATTGGTCTGACGGCTGATGAGACGAAAGCCCAGATGGCGAAGCTGACAGAGCAAGTTACTGGCACGTCTGTGTCCTTGTCGGACGCTGCGAAATACAGCGCCATGTTTGCCCAGTCTGGTGTGCAGATGGGTAAGCCGATGGACGATACCGTAAAGGCGTTCACGAACTTGTCTGCGGCTGCTGCTGGTTCTGGTGTGGACGTTGGTAACGTCATGACCCAGATTTCGGCTGCCGGGCGTCTGCTCGGTGGTGACGCGATGCAGCTCCAGCAAGCCGGCATCAACATTTATCAGTACGTCGCTGATTACATGGGCAAATCCGTGGCCGAGGTCAAGAAGCTGGGCGAAGAAGGCAAGATCAGCTTCGAGGATGTTGTGGGTGCTGTGAATAAGGGCACCGGCGATTTGGCGAAGGACATGGGCGAGACGCTGTCGGCGAAGATGGCGAACATGAAAACCGCCTTGGCTTCGCTGGGTGCTGCGCTCATCGAGCCATTGATGGGGCCACTTACTACGGCTGTGACAGCGGTGACGGGGGCGCTGAAAGCGCTGATCGGCCCGTTGAAAGTCGTAGGCGGTTGGGCGTCGGAGCACCAAACCACCATGACGGTGCTCGGTGTGGCGTTTGGCTCCCTGGCTGCTGGTGTCGCCGCCTATAACGTGCAGGCCAAGATTGCTGCGGCTGGCGGGATCGTGAAAATGCTGACCGGCATGGCGAAGGCGTCGAAGCTGGCTGCTGTGGGTCAGTGGGCGTTAAATACCGCGATGTGGGCGAATCCGCTGACATGGGTTGTTGCCGCGATTGCTGCGGTGGTGGCCGGGTTGGCGCTGTTTTTCACAAAGACGGAAACCGGGCGGAAAGCCTGGGAGACTTTCACGAATTTTCTTTCGAGTGCTTGGCAGGCCACGGTTGATGCGCTGAAAGCAGCGTATGAGACTTTTGTGAAGCCTATTTGGGAAGGCCTCGTAAATGGCGCCCAGTGGGCAATGGAAACCCTCACCCCCGTGTGGGAAGGCATCAAGGCCGGGTTTAACGCGGTGAAGGATGCGTTTTCGACTGGTGTTGATTGGATCAAGTCGAAATGGGATGAGCTGGGCACGGGCCTTGGGCAGTTCAAGGCGACGTGGCTTGATCCTATTGGTGCTGCGATCCAGGCGTGGGTGAACACGATTGTTATGCCGGCGTTTGATTTGCTGGGGCAGGGCATCAAGCTGGTGTGGGATGTGCTGATTAAGCCGGTTTTTGACACGTTTATGTCGCTGGCGCAGTTGGTGGGCAACATTATCATGATCGTGGTGAACAACTTGATCATTCCCGCGTGGAACACCCTGGGGTCGATTATTTCGAGCGTGTGGAATGGCATTATCCAGCCGGTGTGGGAGCTGATTAAAACGGCTGCTGGCATCCTGGCGGATATCCTCACCGGCAATTTCGGCAACATCGGTGATCGCTTCTCGTCGATGGGTCAATCGATTAGCGACATTGTGCACGGTGTGATCAACACGGCGATGGAATTTTTTAAGGGCATTGTTGAGATGGTTGGCAATGCCTGGGAGACATTCCGGGACATTGTGGGCACGGTCGTGGATTTCGTGAAAGAACGAATCCAGAAGATGATCGATAACATCGGCGAGATCCCCGGCAAGGTTCAATCCTTGTTTGAGGATGCCGGGTCGTGGCTGGTGAATGCTGGTCGTGACATTATCAGTGGCCTGTGGAACGGCATGAAAGAGAAGTGGAATTCAGTCAAAAATTGGCTGTCTGATCACTTGTCGTTCTCGTCGATCGGTTCGCTGGTCGGTATGTCCGGTGGTGGCATCATTTCGTTTGCTGCGGGTGGTATCACAGAGGCCTATGTTCAGGGTGGTATCCGCCAGCTTGAGGCATACGCCAATGGTGGTGGTCGTGAGGATCACCGGGCGCAGATCGCCCCGGCTGGTGCTTGGCGCGTGTGGGCTGAGGACGAAACCGGTGGCGAGGCTTATATCCCGCTGGCATCGTCGAAGCGAGTGCGCTCCACCGCGATTTTGAATGAGGTCGCAACCCGCTTTGGATACCAACTCATAGATCGCAACGGCGCGCCTTACGCGGGTGGTTACAACGGCAACCTGGGGCCACAACACGTTACAGCGTTCGCTGATGGCGCGGTTGTAGGCCCCGATGCGCTGGTGAGCTTCGTGCATGGCCGTGGCGCATCACGCCCCCTGGAAGGCGCACCGTATATCTTCGGCGGTTCCAACTGGGGCGACTGCTCCGGCACACAATCCGCTGTTGCCGCGAAGGCCGTTGGCCTTGACCCGTTCCCCCGCAAATTCGCCACCATGAACGAAGGCTCGTGGCTGGCTGCTCATGGGTTTAAGCGTGGCCGTGGCGGATCTGGTGATCTGCGCATCGGCTACATGAACGGAGGCCCAGGCGGTGGTCATACTGCTGGCACGCTGCCTAACGGTGTGAACATCGAAATGGGCGGTGCCAGGGGTAATGGTCAATACGGTGGCCAGGCTGCGGGTGCTTGGGATTCGTATTTCACAGATTTCTACTACCTGCCAATGAAACCGGAGTTTGACAAGGTAGCGCTTGATGGGCTTGGGGATCTTGGTGATGATGATCTGACGATTTCCACCACCCCGATGGGTATCCCGGATACGCCTGGTGATGCTGCTGCCGCGTCTATGGGCGCGGATACCACTGGCAACACGGGCACGAATGAGAACACGATTTCTGGGATGGCTGGCAACCTCGCTAAGGAAGTTGTGTCCGGCCACGTGTCGGACATTTTGGGTGTGTTTGGTGTTCCTGACACGCTGCCGTCGTGGCTGACTGGTATGCGTGACCTGAAACAGGAATACGACAAAGCTCACTCGGATAACGCCACTGGCAACCCGCGTACCTCGCTGGCTGAGGATCACGCTGCGCAACTGCATGATGATGCTGTGACTAGCATGACGCCTGCGGAAATGAAGCGCGACCCGCAATTACGCGGCGCGGATACGTTCGATGTGGTGGAGCAACCAAAGGTGCCTGAATGGGGCCCGGAGTTTTTCGTGCATGAGATTGCGCGTCAAGCCAAGGCCATGAATTTGGGTGCTGATGGCGCGAAGATTGGTGTGGCTACGGCACTGGTTGAGTCCGGTGATCCGTTGCAAATGTATGCCAATAATTCGGTGCCTGAGTCGCTGAAATTCCGCCATGATGCGGTGGGCAGTGATTATGACTCGGTTGGCCTGTTCCAGCAGCGCAATAACGGTGCGTGGGGCACGGTCGCGGAGCGCATGGACCCGTTTAAATCGGCTGGCATGTTCTTCCGTGAGCTGGTGAAGTTTGATTGGCGGGGCATGCAGCCGGGTGATGCTGCCCAGAAGGTGCAGCGTTCGGCGTTCCCTGACCGCTACGCGGGGAAGATGGGGCGCGCCGAAGAATTGGTGAACAATGTTGGCTTGTTTGACCAGGGCGGGGTGCTGAAGGATAAATCTTTGGCACTCAACTTGTCTGGCAAGCCGGAGGCGGTGCTCACCAATGATCAGTGGGGCATGCTCAATGACCTCGGCGGGTCGCTGCCTTCCATCGTGGGTGGTTTGACGTCCTCGGCGGTTGGTAGCGCAGGCATGGCCGGTATCGCCGGTGTGAACTCTGTTGTGCCTGGTGCTGGTGCCGCGCTTGAACCGCTGGTGGGTGTTGCCGCTGACTATGCCGGTGGTGTCACCTCGGGTTGGGCACAGGCGTTTGTGACTGCCGCTAATCAAACGGCGGATATTGTCGCGGAGCCGGTGCGCGATACCGTTGGGGAGTTTGCGCAGCCGGTCGTGGACATGGCCAACCAGGTGCAGACCGGGGTGCGTGAGGTTGCTGGCAGGGCACAATCCACTGCCCAGCAGGTACAGGCGAAAACGCCTATCAACATCAATGTTCAAAACATGGAACAAGCCTACGAAGCAAAAAGGCGTCTTGAGGCGCGCGAATTGGCGGGTTTCATGTGA
- a CDS encoding putative Ig domain-containing protein, translated as MAISDVLTGFNAGAARVALTGAVRTAPIGLEMKPIGEKYGDEYTNLGYISPDGVEISFDEDKQEYIPWQEVSAIRTDITKAAKAIKFTLWETDPAKIAMFLGVPADQIEDIASEGGVAFWEEGLPVFELQQLHVDMVDGDKHNRVSFPSAKITERGALVMKKDDIFGLEVTFTTFPAGAEYEGTPARGKTAYWQFNKAFAEAADVSTSVDGVAPLRVTTESLPAGTQSEEYSGKLDATGGTPGYTWTVSDGTLPQGIELDTNGTLSGTVDSSAETQTVTFKVEDSKKLPATKQLTITIN; from the coding sequence ATGGCTATTTCTGATGTGCTCACCGGCTTTAATGCCGGTGCTGCTCGCGTCGCCCTGACTGGTGCTGTGCGCACCGCGCCGATCGGTCTCGAGATGAAACCCATCGGCGAAAAATACGGCGACGAGTACACCAACCTGGGCTATATCTCCCCGGATGGTGTCGAAATTTCCTTCGACGAGGATAAGCAGGAATACATTCCTTGGCAGGAAGTGTCCGCGATCCGCACGGATATCACCAAGGCCGCGAAGGCGATCAAGTTCACCCTGTGGGAAACCGATCCCGCGAAGATCGCCATGTTCTTGGGTGTGCCCGCCGACCAGATTGAGGACATTGCATCCGAAGGTGGTGTGGCGTTCTGGGAAGAAGGTCTGCCTGTCTTTGAGCTGCAACAGCTCCATGTGGACATGGTCGATGGCGATAAGCACAATCGCGTGTCGTTCCCGTCCGCGAAGATCACCGAGCGTGGTGCGCTGGTGATGAAGAAGGATGACATTTTCGGTCTTGAGGTGACGTTCACGACGTTCCCGGCTGGTGCTGAGTATGAGGGCACTCCGGCGCGTGGCAAGACCGCGTATTGGCAGTTCAACAAGGCGTTCGCTGAGGCTGCTGATGTGTCCACGTCGGTGGATGGTGTCGCACCGCTGCGCGTGACCACCGAGTCCCTGCCCGCTGGCACCCAGTCCGAGGAGTACAGCGGCAAACTTGACGCGACTGGCGGAACCCCCGGTTACACCTGGACGGTGTCCGATGGCACCCTGCCGCAGGGTATCGAGCTGGATACGAACGGCACTCTGTCCGGCACCGTCGATTCGTCCGCCGAGACTCAAACCGTGACGTTCAAGGTGGAGGACTCCAAGAAGCTGCCCGCAACAAAGCAGCTCACCATCACCATCAACTAA
- a CDS encoding Gp19/Gp15/Gp42 family protein: MLFSLKDLEPRFPRALSDHERSRSVVLLRDAEEMIVAEFQREGRDFYAEAEAEWLLVNARRVVFELVSAALLTGDAAGKRQHSITVGGVTESSTWADVHAAPWGVLALSDAQRRLLGLSVAVGPRGRWPRPGRWPERWCD; the protein is encoded by the coding sequence ATGTTGTTTTCGCTGAAAGACCTTGAGCCGCGTTTCCCCAGGGCACTGAGTGATCATGAGCGGTCGCGTAGCGTCGTGCTGCTGCGTGATGCCGAAGAAATGATCGTGGCGGAATTCCAGCGCGAAGGGCGCGATTTTTATGCCGAGGCCGAGGCCGAGTGGCTGCTGGTCAATGCGCGCCGTGTGGTGTTCGAGCTGGTGTCGGCTGCGCTTTTGACTGGTGATGCTGCTGGTAAGCGCCAGCACTCCATTACGGTGGGTGGTGTGACTGAGTCCTCTACTTGGGCTGATGTTCATGCTGCGCCGTGGGGTGTTTTGGCGTTGTCGGATGCGCAGCGTCGGTTGCTGGGGTTGTCGGTGGCTGTGGGGCCTCGTGGTCGGTGGCCTCGTCCTGGGCGTTGGCCTGAGAGGTGGTGCGACTGA
- a CDS encoding capsid cement protein, protein MSNPTFVQGPVTCKVNAEKIEKYRLVKLTSDGIEYAGADAPVFGAVTEAGAKPVEREPGDLRVGLPDVLAVHTAPSVVPVACDAPESVKAGAPVYAAAEGKVSNDGSVVVGVALRDGAEGDATVRVRLLAPVAK, encoded by the coding sequence ATGTCTAATCCCACTTTTGTGCAGGGGCCTGTGACTTGCAAGGTCAATGCCGAGAAGATCGAAAAGTACCGTTTGGTGAAGCTCACCTCGGATGGCATCGAATATGCGGGTGCTGATGCGCCGGTGTTTGGTGCTGTGACTGAGGCGGGTGCGAAGCCGGTGGAGCGTGAGCCGGGCGATCTGCGTGTTGGTCTGCCTGATGTTCTGGCTGTGCATACTGCCCCGTCTGTGGTGCCTGTTGCCTGCGATGCGCCTGAGTCTGTGAAGGCTGGTGCGCCGGTGTATGCCGCTGCTGAGGGCAAGGTGTCCAATGATGGTTCCGTTGTCGTGGGTGTTGCCCTGCGTGACGGCGCCGAAGGTGACGCTACCGTTCGTGTCCGTTTGCTCGCCCCGGTGGCGAAATAA
- a CDS encoding head maturation protease, ClpP-related: MPKHQKRPLALIDSADGPVLEIYDEIGNWGVTAQAVAQQLAGVDGDLTVRCSSPGGDAFEGVAIMNLLRAHPGRVTGVVEGYAASAASVLMVGGCDHLIMRPSAELMVHNAWAWVDGGADDFRELADSLDRMNDKMATIYAEKSGGSPESFREAMARETWYTADEAVAAGLADEVRDGREVPAAPELMSARLRAAFKYRGRADAPAPDTRGENMDLQAFARRLGCADDADEATILAALDEALAEQVAEGEPVEEAPAKEEDEGQSEPVADSAPESEETPEHEPESESVVEGEAPADDEAPADHEQEPVESEEESEPLVVTIDAKDLEALRRQAAYGIAAKARDDHAALEASVDQAIKENRISAGSRERWIKAMEADPEGTREKLGRIPKDLIPRAEVGHNSASVDHTVKPQAAPGFGAVSV; the protein is encoded by the coding sequence ATGCCGAAACATCAGAAGCGCCCGCTGGCACTGATTGATAGTGCTGATGGGCCGGTGCTGGAAATTTATGACGAGATTGGCAATTGGGGTGTGACTGCGCAGGCGGTTGCCCAGCAGCTCGCCGGTGTCGATGGTGACCTGACGGTTCGGTGCTCGTCGCCCGGTGGTGATGCCTTCGAGGGCGTGGCCATTATGAATCTGCTTCGAGCGCACCCCGGCCGGGTGACTGGTGTTGTGGAAGGCTATGCCGCTTCTGCAGCGTCGGTGCTGATGGTTGGTGGCTGTGACCACCTGATTATGCGTCCTTCGGCTGAGCTGATGGTGCATAACGCTTGGGCTTGGGTTGATGGTGGCGCGGATGATTTCCGTGAGCTGGCGGATTCCCTGGATCGCATGAATGACAAGATGGCCACGATTTACGCCGAAAAGTCCGGTGGCTCCCCCGAGTCGTTCCGTGAGGCTATGGCGCGGGAGACGTGGTACACGGCTGACGAGGCCGTGGCTGCTGGTCTGGCTGATGAAGTGCGTGATGGTCGTGAGGTGCCAGCCGCGCCGGAGCTGATGAGCGCCCGGCTGCGGGCTGCGTTCAAATATCGGGGGCGTGCTGATGCCCCCGCCCCTGATACACGAGGAGAAAACATGGATTTGCAGGCTTTTGCACGCCGTTTGGGGTGTGCTGATGATGCCGATGAGGCAACGATTTTAGCGGCGCTTGATGAGGCGCTGGCTGAGCAGGTCGCCGAGGGTGAGCCTGTGGAAGAAGCCCCTGCCAAGGAAGAAGATGAGGGTCAGTCGGAGCCGGTGGCGGATTCTGCCCCGGAGTCGGAAGAAACCCCTGAACATGAGCCGGAGTCGGAGTCGGTGGTTGAGGGTGAAGCTCCCGCTGATGATGAAGCCCCTGCTGATCATGAGCAGGAGCCGGTGGAGTCGGAAGAGGAGTCCGAACCGCTGGTGGTCACCATTGATGCGAAAGACCTTGAGGCGCTGCGTCGCCAAGCCGCGTATGGCATTGCTGCGAAGGCGCGTGACGATCACGCAGCACTTGAGGCGTCGGTTGATCAGGCGATCAAGGAGAACCGTATTTCTGCTGGTTCCCGTGAGCGTTGGATCAAGGCGATGGAGGCCGATCCGGAGGGCACCCGCGAAAAGCTGGGTCGTATCCCCAAGGATCTGATTCCGCGTGCTGAGGTGGGTCATAACTCCGCTTCGGTTGATCACACTGTTAAACCCCAAGCTGCACCTGGTTTCGGTGCTGTAAGCGTCTAA
- a CDS encoding phage portal protein family protein codes for MAEIGHASPRGVTGLVAEDNWQLTFPNSTRVYSKMLRQDAQVQSILKAVTLPIRRSTWRIDPNGAPDAVVQHIASDLRLPVLGQERGTVPRRRGRVSWDAHLQKALLALPYGHMFFEQVYQVGDDGLEHLVKLAPRLPGTVSKINVADDGGLESIEQHALGHGGKPPVIPVSRLVAYCFEPMDSTWLGSSILRPAYKHWKLRDRYLRLEAQVLERNGMGIPTYEASPMPEDARRELQDGQAIVEGIRSGAHAGVSIPNGARFDLKGISGQVASPREAIDYHDAMMAKAVLAHVLNLSGKGGSYALAETQNDLFVQSLQSIADWIIDTANQHIVEDLVELAWPDYDGPAPLLMADPIASKKELTAEALALLANAKVLLMDPPTEAEVRRRYQLPEKDPDYIPELKNGGGDDAETSEAPAGTD; via the coding sequence ATGGCTGAGATTGGTCACGCATCACCGCGTGGTGTTACCGGGCTGGTTGCCGAAGATAATTGGCAGCTCACATTCCCGAATTCCACGCGGGTGTATTCCAAGATGCTCAGGCAAGATGCACAAGTGCAGTCCATCTTGAAGGCTGTGACGTTGCCTATTCGTCGATCCACCTGGCGGATTGATCCGAACGGCGCACCGGATGCTGTGGTGCAGCACATCGCTAGTGATTTGCGGCTGCCGGTGCTTGGGCAGGAGCGCGGTACGGTGCCGAGGCGTCGTGGCCGTGTGTCGTGGGATGCGCACCTGCAAAAAGCGTTGTTGGCGCTGCCGTATGGGCACATGTTCTTTGAGCAGGTCTACCAGGTGGGTGACGATGGGTTGGAGCATCTTGTGAAGCTCGCGCCCAGGTTGCCTGGCACGGTGTCGAAAATCAACGTTGCTGACGATGGCGGTTTGGAAAGCATTGAGCAGCATGCGCTTGGGCACGGTGGTAAGCCCCCCGTGATCCCGGTGTCGCGCCTGGTGGCTTATTGCTTCGAGCCGATGGATTCCACTTGGTTGGGGTCGAGTATTTTGCGCCCTGCCTATAAGCACTGGAAGTTGCGGGATCGGTATTTGCGCTTGGAGGCGCAGGTGCTGGAGCGCAATGGCATGGGTATCCCCACTTATGAGGCTTCGCCGATGCCGGAGGATGCGCGCCGTGAACTGCAGGATGGCCAGGCGATTGTGGAAGGCATCCGGTCTGGTGCTCATGCCGGCGTGAGTATTCCCAACGGTGCCCGTTTTGACCTTAAAGGCATTAGTGGGCAGGTGGCCTCGCCGCGTGAAGCGATTGATTATCACGATGCGATGATGGCCAAGGCCGTGCTTGCTCACGTCCTGAACTTAAGTGGCAAGGGCGGTAGCTACGCGCTCGCTGAAACACAAAATGATCTGTTTGTGCAGTCGTTGCAGTCCATTGCGGATTGGATCATCGACACCGCCAACCAACACATCGTTGAAGATCTTGTGGAACTGGCGTGGCCTGATTATGACGGCCCCGCGCCCCTGCTGATGGCTGACCCTATCGCCTCCAAGAAGGAACTCACTGCCGAAGCGCTCGCCCTTTTGGCAAACGCGAAGGTGCTGCTGATGGACCCGCCGACCGAGGCCGAGGTACGCAGGCGCTACCAACTGCCCGAGAAGGATCCGGATTACATTCCCGAACTCAAGAATGGAGGTGGCGACGATGCCGAAACATCAGAAGCGCCCGCTGGCACTGATTGA